In Numenius arquata chromosome 20, bNumArq3.hap1.1, whole genome shotgun sequence, the following proteins share a genomic window:
- the UBE2J2 gene encoding ubiquitin-conjugating enzyme E2 J2 — protein MSNNSNKRAPTTATQRLKQDYLRIKKDPVPYICAEPLPSNILEWHYVVRGPEMTPYEGGYYHGKLIFPREFPFKPPSIYMITPNGRFKCNTRLCLSITDFHPDTWNPAWSVSTILTGLLSFMVEKGPTLGSIETSEFTKRQLAAQSLAFNLKDKVFCELFPEVVEEIKQKQKAQEELNNRPPSLPLPDVVPDGEAHYGQNGIPLLNGHVPLAPANHPGLQQANRNHGLLGGALANLFVIVGFAAFAYTVKYVLRSIAQE, from the exons ATGAGCAACAACAGTAATAAGAGAGCACCAACGACAGCAACACAGAGACTTAAACAAGACTACCTTCGAATTAAGAAAGATCCAGTGCCTTATATCTGTGCAGAGCCCCTCCCATCTAATATCCTTGAATG GCACTATGTTGTACGGGGACCTGAAATGACTCCCTATGAAG GTGGCTATTATCATGGGAAACTAATATTCCCCAGAGAATTTCCTTTCAAACCTCCTAGTATTTATATGATTACACCTAATGGAAGGTTTAAGTGTAATACAAG GTTATGTCTTTCAATTACTGATTTCCACCCGGATACATGGAATCCAGCTTGGTCAGTCTCGACGATCTTGACGGGCCTTCTTAGTTTTATGGTGGAAAAGGGCCCCACCCTGGGCAGCATCGAGACGTCAGAGTTCACA AAAAGACAGCTCGCTGCACAAAGCTTAGCGTTTAATTTAAAAGATAAAGTCTTCTGTGAGCTCTTCCCTGAAGTGGTGGAG gagATTAAACAAAAACAGAAAGCACAAGAAGAGCTCAATAACAgacccccatccctccctttaCCAGATGTTGTCCCTGACGGGGAAGCACACTACGGTCAGAACGGGATCCCCCTTCTGAATGGGCACGTACCACTGGCACCTGCCAACCATCCTGGTCTCCAACAGGCCAATCGTAACCATGGACTTTTAGGCGGAGCTTTGGCGAACTTGTTTGTTATAGTTGGTTTTGCAGCCTTTGCCTACACAGTCAAGTATGTACTGAGAAGCATAGCGCAAGAATGA